One genomic segment of Arachis duranensis cultivar V14167 chromosome 4, aradu.V14167.gnm2.J7QH, whole genome shotgun sequence includes these proteins:
- the LOC110280403 gene encoding heparanase-like protein 2, which translates to MTASAFNLLRIRLGGSLEYQIIYQFEKQKHCPTMKKKDNGLFGFSVGCLPRKRWDEMNHFFNKIGVKLNNTINLMKYTISKEYNIDSYELGNELCSEGVSARIDSFQYAKDITKLRHIVDSLYHNTRI; encoded by the exons ATGACCGCAAGCG CATTCAATCTTCTGAGGATTAGATTAGGAGGTTCACTagaatatcaaattatttaccAATTTGAAAAGCAAAAGCACTGCCCAActatgaaaaagaaagataacGGCTTGTTTGGATTCAGTGTTGGATGCCTCCCCAGAAAGAGATGGGATGAAATGAATCACTTTTTCAACAAAATTgg TGTCAAATTAAACAATACCATAAACCTCATGAAGTACACTATCTCAAAAGAATACAATATAGATTCATATGAATTag GAAACGAGCTATGCTCTGAAGGAGTATCAGCAAGAATAGATAGTTTTCAATATGCAAAAGATATCACAAAACTAAGGCATATAGTTGACTCATTatatcacaacacaagaatttaa